In Rosa chinensis cultivar Old Blush chromosome 1, RchiOBHm-V2, whole genome shotgun sequence, a genomic segment contains:
- the LOC121051122 gene encoding uncharacterized protein LOC121051122, with protein MADGKKKKKNKNKKGKKGKKLQTKQPKDSQVNQILCKHCRRGFITREDYDNHSGEDNTCTMLNGAGYNQYKKKANMSLERKKRLADKQFQKSKKLERNNI; from the exons ATGGCggatgggaagaagaagaagaagaacaagaacaagaagggCAAGAAGGGCAAGAAGCTTCAGACCAAGCAACCCAAAGACTCACAG GTTAACCAGATACTTTGCAAGCATTGCAGACGCGGGTTCATAACAAGGGAAGACTATGACAATCATTCCGGAGAAGACAACACTTGCACGATGCTTAATGGAGCTGGGTACAACCAGTACAAGAAGAAAGCTAACATGTCACTCGAAAGGAAGAAGAGGCTGGCTGACAAGCAGTTTCAGAAGTCAAAGAAGCTTGAGAGGAACAACATCTAA